From Passer domesticus isolate bPasDom1 chromosome 20, bPasDom1.hap1, whole genome shotgun sequence, one genomic window encodes:
- the ZNF207 gene encoding BUB3-interacting and GLEBS motif-containing protein ZNF207 isoform X6, which translates to MGRKKKKQLKPWCWYCNRDFDDEKILIQHQKAKHFKCHICHKKLYTGPGLAIHCMQVHKETIDAVPNAIPGRTDIELEIYGMEGIPEKDMEERRRLLEQKTQESQKKKQQDDSDEYEDDESAASTSFQPQQVQPQQGYIPPMAQPGLPPVPGAPGMPPGIPPLMAGVPPMMPGMPPVMPGMPPGLHQQRKYMQSFCGGNMMMPMGGMMPPGPGIPPLMPGMPPGMPPPVGPRPGMPPMTQAQPVTAPGMLNRPPAPAATAPTPQPPVTKPLFPSAGQAAAAVPGPVGTDFKPLNSTPATTTEPPKPTFPAYTQSTASTTSTTNSTAAKPATSITSKPATLTTTSATSKLIHPDEDISLEERRAQLPKYQRNLPRPGQAALGNPPVGPIGGMMPPQPGIPPQQQGMRPPMPPHGQYGAHHQGMPGYLPGAMPPYGQGPPMVPPYQSGPPRPPMGMRPPVMSQGGRY; encoded by the exons ATGGGCCGTAAGAAGAAGAAGCAGCTGAAGCCTTGGTGCTG GTACTGTAATAGGGATTTTGATGATGAGAAAATCCTTATACAGCATCAAAAAGCAAAGCACTTTAAATGCCATATATGTCACAAGAAGCTGTACACAGGACCTGGTTTAGCTATACACTGCATGCAG gTACATAAAGAAACAATAGATGCTGTTCCAAATGCTATTCCCGGAAGAACAGACATTGAACTGGAAATCTATGGAATGGAAGGCATTCCAGAAAAAGACATGGAGGAACGGAGGAGGTTACTTGAACAAAAAACTCAGG AGagccagaaaaagaaacaacaggATGATTCTGATGAGTATGAAGATGATGAATCTGCAGCTTCAACTTCATTTCAACCCCAGCAAGTTCAGCCCCAGCAGGGGTACATTCCCCCAATGGCACAGCCAGGTTTGCCTCCTGTGCCAGGTGCACCAGGGATGCCTCCAG gtaTACCCCCATTAATGGCAGGTGTTCCACCTATGATGCCTGGAATGCCTCCAGTTATGCCTGGAATGCCACCTGG ATTACATCAACAGAGAAAATACATGCAGTCATTTTGTGGTGGAAACAT GATGATGCCTATGGGTGGAATGATGCCTCCTGGGCCAGGAATCCCACCTCTTATGCCTGGTATGCCACCAG GGATGCCCCCTCCTGTTGGGCCGCGGCCTGGCATGCCTCCAATGACACAAGCACAGCCTGTTACAGCCCCGGGCATGCTGAACCggcccccagctcctgctgcaacAGCACCGACCCCACAACCTCCAGTTACTAAACCACTCTTCCCAAGCGCGGGGCAG gctgcagcagctgtgccagggccagtTGGTACTGATTTCAAACCTTTGAATTCTACACCCGCGACAACAACGGAGCCCCCCAAACCAACATTCCCGGCTTACACGCAGTCCACAGCCTCAACCACTAGCACGACAAACAGCACTGCAGCTAAACCAGCTACGTCCATCACAAGTAAGCCTGCTACCCTCACAACAACCAGTGCAACCAGTAAGTTGATCCATCCAGATGAGGATATATCACTG GAAGAGAGAAGGGCACAGCTGCCTAAATACCAGCGCAATCTTCCTcggccaggccaggctgccctgggtaATCCACCGGTTGGACCAATTGGAGGTATGATGCCaccacagccaggaattcctccACAGCAACAAGGAATGAGACCTCCTATGCCACCTCATG GTCAGTATGGTGCACATCACCAGGGCATGCCAGGATACCTTCCTGGAGCCATGCCTCCATACGGTCAGGGACCTCCGATGGTGCCCCCGTACCAGAGTGGACCTCCTCGCCCTCCGATGGGAATGAGACCGCCTGTAATGTCGCAAGGTGGCCGCTACTGA